The Tautonia plasticadhaerens nucleotide sequence ACGGCCTGGGGCGGGTCGAAGGCACCGATCATCATCTTGGTGCGGATCGAGTCCCGGAGCTTGCCGCCGAGGAGTTGGTGGACGGGCACGCCGGCGGCCTTACCTGCGAGGTCCCAGAGCGCCATCTCGACGGCGGACTTGGTGAAGGGGTTGGCCTTGAGGGCGCGGTCCATCGCGAACCGGCAGGAGTGGACGCGGGTCGGGTCCATCCCGAGGATGGCGGGGCCGAGGATCTGCTCGACGGCGACGACGGCCGACCGGTTCGTCTCCCCGCTCCAGATCGGGGAGACGGTCGCCTCGCCCAGGCCGACGAGGCCGGAGTCGGTGTGGACGCGGACGATCGCGTAGTCGGAGGTGACGTGGTCGCCGTGGGCGGTCCGGGTGGTCAGACCGGCCTTCAAGGGGACGGAGACGGGGATGGCCTCGAGGCGGGTGATCTTCATCGGGGGATCCTTCAGGGCGAGACCGGTCCGTCGTCGAGGAACCGGCGGAAGACGTTGGCGGTGATGGTGGAGACGTGCGCGTCGACGAGCAGGCAGGCCGGGTAGGTGATCGACGAGGCGGCGAAGACGGCTCCCCCGGAGGGCGTGGTATAGAGGGAGAGGTGGGCGCCGCCGTCGTCGGGGTTTTCCCCCCGGGCGATCACCCGGACGTCTGGGGGAGAGTGGGGGGTGACCTTGTCGGTCTCGTGGCCCGATGCCCCCCCCTCGCACCTCATATGGAGGCTCCGGGTGCCGAAGCGGTCACCGTCCTTCAAGCCGGTGCCGGAGAAGGCCCAGTGGGAGGAGTCGGTCGCCCGGAACGGGGTGGAGGTCATGATGCCGGCGTAGGAGAAGGCGACGCCGAGGAGGGTGGCCTCGGAGACGCCGGCGGTCAGGTGGAACCGGCTGTCGAGGCCCTTCGGGTACACGTCCCGCTCCCGGCCATTGTGGACGATCATGGTGGACGGGTCGGGGAGCGTCACCTCGCAATTGACGCCGTTGCCGCCGAGGTAGGCGAGGCGCCCGCCGTGGTGGTCGACCCAGGCCTTCACGCGATCATACATCGCCTTCGTCCAGTACTCCGGGTGCGGGGCGAGGACGATGACGCGGTAGGCGTCGAGGTCGAGGGTGCCGTCGTGGAGCTGGTTCTCGGCGTAGACGTCGTGAGGGATGCCCTCGCGTTCGAGCCAGGCGAGGATCCGCCACTCGGCCGGGGCGAGGTGGCAGGCGGCCCGGCCCTCGATGGGGTCGGTGGGGAGTTCGCCGGGGTCGATGTGGGTGTTCGGGTCGGGCCGGTCGAAGGAGAGCAGGGCGTAGGAGTCGGCGTCGTAGGTGACGAAGTCGGGGTCGGTGTAGCGGGCCAGCTCCTGCCGGGAATTGACGGTGGGCTCGGGGGGGAGGGCGTCGGGGCTGATGTAGTTCGATCGGCCGCCGAAGGCGTTGTAGGCGTTCCAGGTCATGGTGGCGGTGAGGAAGGCGATCGGGGCCGATGGCCTCGACGGCGCGACGACCCAGGGGAAGGCGAAGTCCAGACCGGATCGTGTCTGCGCCCGGAAGTAGTAGAGCCCCGATCGGTCGGGGGCGGTGACGTACTGGCGGTGGACCTTGCTGGGGTAGCCGACGCTGTTCCAGCGGACGCCGCCCCGGGTGTAGTCGCCGTCCGGGGTGATCTGGGCCGTGGCCCTGGGGCCGTGCTCGTCGTGCCAGCCGAGGTTGCGGACGTGCTCCACGTCGAGCCCGTACCGGGACAGGTCTAGTCGATACGGCTCCGGGGAATGGACGCGGAACTCCGATTCCTCGCCCGATCGGGTCCACTTCGGCCAGGCGTAGCCGAGCAGGCGGTCGGAGAGCATCCGGAAGTGGTAGGGCCTCGAGGTCGGGCAGTCGAGGCGGACTCGCTTGGCCCCGTATCCGGGGGCGTTGACGGTGACGACGTAGGGCCCCGGCATCAGGGCGGCGTGGACCGAGCCGTCGGCCCGGGACCGGGCGGCGACCGATCCGGAGGGGCCGAGGAACTCGAACGAGACGTCGGGCAGCGCGACGTATCGCTCGTCGCTCACGAAACCGATCAGCATGGGCAGGAGAACTCCGATCAGCGGCGACCGAAGCCGGGGGGGAGCGGGTCGGTCATGGGGGCGATGTCCTGGGAGAACTTCTCGCCGGTGACGCGGTCGCAGTTGTCGGCGCGGCGGCGATAGGTCGGCGGATAGTCCCCTGTGGCGGCGGCCCAGTCGTCGAGGCGCCCGGCCAACTCGGAGACGATCTCGGCGTGTTCGGGGAGGATTGCGAGGTTGTCGGACTCGGAGGGGTCGGACTGGAGGTCGTACAACTCGATCGGGGGCCTGGGGACCTGGAAGAGCTGGGCTTGGGCGGGGGAGAGTGCGCCCTTGGCCTTGAGGGCGAGCAGGGCGTCCCATGAGGGGCAGCTACTCACGTCGGAGGGGCTTCCATGGGGCAGGTCGAGGTAGGCGTTGCGGATCAGCTTGTAGTGCTCGGTGCGGATGCTCCGCATGTGCTCGTCGCAGTTGTGCCAGTTGCGTTCGCTGAAGACGGCGGCATGGCCGGGGTTCGAGGGGTCGTCGAGGACGGGGACCATGCTCCTCCCCTGCATGTCGGCGGGCGTCGGGAGGCCGGCGAGTTCGAGGAACGTGGGCGCGAGGTCGATGACCGAGGCGAGCCCCTCGTGCACGGTGCCGGGGTCGATCCGATCGGGCCAGGACATGACGAGCGGGGTGCCGATCCCGGAGTCGTAGAGGGTGCCCTTGGCCCGGGGGAAGGGCATGCCGTTGTCGGCGAAGAAGACGATCAGGGTGTCGTCGAGGCGGCCTCGGGCCTCGAGTTCCGCGACCATCCGTCCGATGTGGCCGTCCATCCGGGCGATCTCGTCGTAGTAGAGGGCGAGGTCGGACCGGGTCTCGGGG carries:
- a CDS encoding N,N-dimethylformamidase beta subunit family domain-containing protein, which produces MLIGFVSDERYVALPDVSFEFLGPSGSVAARSRADGSVHAALMPGPYVVTVNAPGYGAKRVRLDCPTSRPYHFRMLSDRLLGYAWPKWTRSGEESEFRVHSPEPYRLDLSRYGLDVEHVRNLGWHDEHGPRATAQITPDGDYTRGGVRWNSVGYPSKVHRQYVTAPDRSGLYYFRAQTRSGLDFAFPWVVAPSRPSAPIAFLTATMTWNAYNAFGGRSNYISPDALPPEPTVNSRQELARYTDPDFVTYDADSYALLSFDRPDPNTHIDPGELPTDPIEGRAACHLAPAEWRILAWLEREGIPHDVYAENQLHDGTLDLDAYRVIVLAPHPEYWTKAMYDRVKAWVDHHGGRLAYLGGNGVNCEVTLPDPSTMIVHNGRERDVYPKGLDSRFHLTAGVSEATLLGVAFSYAGIMTSTPFRATDSSHWAFSGTGLKDGDRFGTRSLHMRCEGGASGHETDKVTPHSPPDVRVIARGENPDDGGAHLSLYTTPSGGAVFAASSITYPACLLVDAHVSTITANVFRRFLDDGPVSP
- a CDS encoding sulfatase family protein; amino-acid sequence: MIRSALALAVALLALPPRPAPARQDGPRRPPSILVLLADDVSWKDFGCYGHPTIRTPNIDALASGGLRFANAFLTTSSCSPTRVSVLTGKYPHATGAEDLHMNLPEHEAILPSLLKAVGYHTGHMLKTHYGPAGDAQFDWYGTQVVAFPSFLDEAGDRPFFTWVGFRDAHRPYTEGAIDDPHTDADAVVPPFLADTPETRSDLALYYDEIARMDGHIGRMVAELEARGRLDDTLIVFFADNGMPFPRAKGTLYDSGIGTPLVMSWPDRIDPGTVHEGLASVIDLAPTFLELAGLPTPADMQGRSMVPVLDDPSNPGHAAVFSERNWHNCDEHMRSIRTEHYKLIRNAYLDLPHGSPSDVSSCPSWDALLALKAKGALSPAQAQLFQVPRPPIELYDLQSDPSESDNLAILPEHAEIVSELAGRLDDWAAATGDYPPTYRRRADNCDRVTGEKFSQDIAPMTDPLPPGFGRR